The genome window TGGCGAGAAGATCGCGCATGGGTTGAGCAACTACAAAGCCGAAGACCTGCGCCAGTTGTGCGGGGTGAAGTCGCACCGGATCATCGAAATCCTCGGCTATACCTACGGCGACACGATCATCCACCGCGACAACATGGTGATGTTGTGAGGCTTCCATATGCGGATCGGGCTGTAGTGGAACGTCGCAAACTTGAACTGTACCTCCTCAATGGCGATCACCCGCAGAATGGTGGAAAGGCCGAATTCTGGCATCGTCGCGGGTTTTCTGTGGCACAATTGCAGGTACTGATTGATGCGCTGCTAGAGCACGCGCTCAACGGTACGGTCGAAGGAACTCGCAACACGCCCGTTGGCATACTTTACGCGATTGCGGGACCTATCACGGTTCCGAGTGGGGCTCCCACAAACGTATTATCAGTATGGGAACTCGCCTAGGGCAGCGATAGACCCAGACTTATCACGGCCTATCCTGCAAGGTAGGTTGGAGGACGAGTATGATAAACGAGTACGATGTCGTAGTCGTGACCGACGACCTAGACGAGTTCGATATCAGGGCAGGCGATATTGCTACTGTGGTCGATCTGAACCCGGACCACGAGTATGCGTTGATTGAAGTCTTCAGCGCAACAGGCGCGACGATCGGTGTATATCCGGTCGCTTTGAGTGCGATTCGACCGCTCCAACCCACCGACATTCCGAGTGTCAGACTGGCATCATCCGGGAAAGCATAAGTGGCGTAGTTCTCACTCCCCGAACCGCAGCTCGAGCCAATCCACTGCGAACGAAACGAGGTCCGCGGCGTCGAACAGGTACGATTGCGCACTGCCGACGCGACCCTGCCGGCCACCGCCCGCCGCCAAATGCGCCCGCGCGATCTGTTCAAGCGTGTACGTGTCGTGCGGGTCGCCGGTGTCGAAGTCCTCGACTTCGACCCATACCGTGCGCCCGTCACGAAGAAGCGGCACGGCATAGCGGACAACGCGTTTGCGGCGCATCCGGGCGCGATTTTCGGCATGGTGCAACAGCGTGATCGTGTC of Candidatus Flexicrinis affinis contains these proteins:
- a CDS encoding DUF4926 domain-containing protein, whose protein sequence is MINEYDVVVVTDDLDEFDIRAGDIATVVDLNPDHEYALIEVFSATGATIGVYPVALSAIRPLQPTDIPSVRLASSGKA